A stretch of DNA from Streptomyces sp. NBC_01197:
CACGTCCGGGTGGCCCACCAGGTGTTCGCCCGCCTCGGCGCCGAGGCCGTTGACGATGTTGACGACCCCGTCGGGGATGCCCGCTTCGGTCGCGGCCTGCGCGAACATCAGCGAGGTGAGCGGGGTGATCTCGGCGGGCTTCAGGACGATGGTGTTGCCTGCGGCGATGGCCGGGAGGACCTTCCAGGCGGCCATCTGGAGCGGGTAGTTCCAGGGGGCGATGGAGCCGACGACGCCGATCGCCTCGCGCCGGACGTACGAGGTGTGGTCGCCGCTGTACTCACCGGCCGACTGGCCCTGGAGGTGGCGGGCGGCGCCCGCGAAGAAGGAGGCGTTGTCGACGGTGCCCGGCACGTCGAACTCGCGGCTCAGCTTGATCGGCTTGCCGCACTGGAGGGACTCCGCGTACGCGAACTCCTCGGCCCGCTCGGCGAGTACGGCCGCGAAGCGGTGCAGCGCGTCGGAGCGCTCTCCCGGGGTGGCTCCGGACCAGCCGGGGAAGGCCGCGCGGGCGGCCTCGACGGCGGCGTCGACATCGGCGGTGCCGGCGAGCGCGTAGCTGAGGACCACCTCGCCGGTGGCGGGGTTCACGACGTCCTGGGTCCGCCCTGAGGTACCGGGGCGCAGCTGCCCGCCGATGTACTGAGCGCCGGCCGCGAAGCGGTCCCGCACCTGGAAGCTGTTGACCATCGTGCTCTCTCCGTAGCTCAAGCTCGAATTGAGTGCCGATCCTGGCAGAGCGGTAGTTCATCAACAAGTGATTCCGTTGTTTCCTTTTGGTTACGCAACGGAATCGGTGGACCATGTGTCGCGTGGGCCGCAAAATCCACGACGGAGTGTCAGTGGCGGCTGCCAGACTCCCGTGCATGGAACGCATCGAGGCGCTGGCCAGGCAGGCCGGCAACGGGGAGCGGATCAAGTTCCTGCACTTCTGGGGGCACACCGCGCGGCGGGACGGCAGCATCGGGCCGAGCTGTCTGAGCCAGTGGTGGCCGTCACCCTTCGTGGTCGACGGCGTGCGGTACGCCACGGCGGAGCACTGGATGATGGCGGCCAAGGCACGGCTGTTCGGCGACGCGGAGGCGGAGCAGGCGGCGCTGATCGCGACGAACCCCGCACTGGCCAAGAAGGCGGGGCGGCTGGTGCGCGGTCTCGACGACGGGATATGGCAGCGCGAGCGGTACAGGATCGTGGTCGAGGGCAGCGTGCACAAGTTCGGTGCGGACGCGCAGCTGCGCGAATTTCTGCTGGCCACCGGGGACCGGGTGCTGGTCGAGGCCAGCCCGATGGACCGGGTATGGGGCATCGGGCTCGCGGCGGACGACGAGCGGGCCGGACAGCCGGGCAGCTGGCGCGGGCTCAATCTGCTGGGGTTCGCGCTGATGGACGCCAGGGAGCGGCTGCGTACGGCTGCGGCCTGACGGCGGGGGGTGCCGGCGCGAGGGCCGACGGGGGCCGGCGGGGGCCGACGGGACTGAGTGCCGCCGTCAGCGCTGCCCGGGCGAGTGGGGCCGCCCGGGACAGGCTCAGCGGTCGTGTCTCAGTGGCCTTGTCTCAGTGGCCGTACCTCAGTGGCCTTGTCTCAGTGGCCTTGTCTCAGCGGTCGGCGCCGACGATCAGCGAGCTCGGGTAGGTGCCGCCGTCGCTGCCGTAGTCGGGGGTGGAGTCGTGGCTGTGCGAGATGCCCCAGATCATCAGGCTGAGAAACGTGATGCTGACCACGATGCCGATGGGTCCCAGGATGATCCCGGCGAGCGCCATCCCCCCGTTGTTCGCCTCACCGCGGTTGGCCCGCTTGCGGCCGAGGATGCCGAAGATCAGGGCGAGCGTCCCCAGGATGATGCCGAGACCCCAGGCGCAGAAGATGACCACGCTGAGGATGCCGAGCACCAGCGCGGCCACCCCGTAGCCGTTGGCGGGGCCTTGCTGCATGGTGTTCCAGCCGCCCTGTCCGCCGTACCCCGGATAGCCCGGGTACCCGGGATAGCCGTAGGCGGCGGGTCCCTGCGGGCCGGGGGCTGCACCCGGGTAGGACGGGTAGCCGTACGGGCCCGGGGCGCCCTGCCCCGGACCGTTCGGCGCGACCGGCGGGGGCGGTACGGATCCGGGGGGCGGGTATCCGGGCGGTGCGAATCCCGCAGGTGCGGAGCGGTGCTGCCCCGGAACCTGCCCCGGAACCGGCGTGGGCTGCCCGGAGTTGCTGTGCTGGCCGGGGCCCTGCTGCCCCGGGATGTACGGGCCCGGGGACTGCTGCCCGGGGGTCGGCTGCCCGGGGCCCGGCTGCGTGGGGCCCGGCTGTCCGGAGCCCGGGTCGGCGCCCGCGGCCGGCATGTCCGTGACCGTCTGCTGGTCGTGCACCGGGCTGCCCGGCGTCTCCGGCTGGTCCGTCTGCTTGTCCAGCGGCACTTTCGGCCCGGGCGGCGCCCATGGGTCTCTCGGCGGCTCGGAGTCCCCCGAAGGGCTTGGTGCGTTGTCTGACATGGGCCTCCCCCATCCTCGGCTCGTCATGCTAGAGCCTGTGCGCGAGGCTCCGTCCCCCGCCTACGATGTTCTCCGACCAGCGAACTCGCCGTACCCGGAGGACCCGATGACCGACCTGCACCCCTTCATTGCGGGACTGCCCAAGGCGGAACTGCATGTGCACCACGTCGGGTCCGCCTCACCCCGCATCGTCGCCGAACTCGCCGCGCGCCACCCGGACTCCATAGTGCCGACCGACCCCGAGGCGCTCGCCGACTACTTCACCTTCACGGACTTCGGGCACTTCATCCAGGTCTACCTCTCGGTGGTCGACCTGATCCGCACCCCCGAGGACGTACGGCTGCTGACCTTCGAGGTCGCACGCGACATGGCCCGCCAGAACATCCGGTACGCGGAACTCACCATCACCCCGTTCTCCTCCACCCGCCGGGGCATCCCCGAGCAGGCCTTCATGGAGGCGATCGAGGACGCCCGCAACGCGGCCGAGGCCGAACTCGGCACCGTGCTGCGCTGGTGCTTCGACATCCCCGGCGAGGCCGGACTCGAATCGGCGGCCGAGACGACGCGGCTCGCGCTCGACCTGCGTCCCGATGGGCTTGTCTCCTTCGGGCTCGGCGGTCCGGAGGTCGGGGTGGCCCGCCCTCAGTTCAAGCCCTATTTCGACCGGGCCCGCGCGGCCGGGCTGCACTCGGTGCCGCACGCCGGTGAGACGACCGGCCCGGAGACCGTCTGGGACGCGCTGCACCACCTGGGCGCCGAGCGCATCGGCCACGGCACCAGCTCGGTCCAGGACCCGAAGCTCCTCGCGCACCTGGCAGAACAGGGCATCGCGCTGGAGGTCTGCCCGACCTCCAACATCGCGACCCGGGCCGTCCGCACGCTTGATGAACACCCTCTGAAGGAGATGGCGGACGCCGGGGTGCTGGTGACCATCAACAGCGACGACCCGCCGATGTTCGGCACCGACCTCAACAACGAGTACCTGGTCGCGGCCCGCCTGCTCGGGCTGGACGAGCGGGGCACCGCGGAGCTCGCGAAGAACGCCGTCACCGCGTCGTTCCTCGACGCACCGGGCAAGGCGAAGCTGACAGCCGAGATCGACTCGTACACAGCGCAGTGGCTCGCCCGGTAGCCGCCCGCGGCGGCGGTCGGCAAGGATAGCCTCATGCGTACCGTCACTGCCGTGGGCCATCGCGGCGACCCCTACCTCTTCCGTGAGAACACCCTGCCGTCCGTCCGCTCCGCGCTGGAACGGGGCGCCGACGCGGTGGAGATCGACGTCCGGCTGACCCGGGACGGTGTGCCGGTGCTGCTGCACGACGCGACCCTGGAGCGGCTGTGGGGCCACGACCGGCCGCTCCACCGGGTCACGGCGGACGAGCTGCGCGGGCTGACGGACGGCAGGGTGCCGACGCTCCGGGAAGCGCTGACGGCGGCCGTCGGCCACCGCCTCATGATCGATCTGCCGGGCGCCACCCCGGAAGCGGTGCGCGCGGTCGTCGGCGTGGTCCACGAGTGCGGGGCGGGCGACCGTACGTACTACTGCGCCGGGCCCTCGACCATGCTCGCCGTGCGCGAGGCCGACCGGGCCGCCGAGATCGCCATGACCTGGACCACGCTTACACCGCCGCGCCCCGCCCTGCTCGACTCGGTGAAGCCCCGCTGGCTCAACTACCGCTTCGGGCTGCTGAGTCCGGAGCTCTGCGCACGCGTGCACCGGGACGGGCTGCTGGTCTCCGCCTGGACCCCCGACACCGGGCGGTCGATGCGCCGACTGGTCGGCTTCGGCGTCGACTCCATCACCACCAACCGCGTCGACGCCCTCCGCGCGGTCCTCCGCCGGACGCCTCCCGGCGGCCCTGGCATGCTGCGGGCATGACCGCGGGAGCCGCCGCAGAGTTCGAGTCCCACAGGTCCCGGCTGTTCTCGCTCGCGTACCGGCTGCTCGGCAGCGCGAGCGAGGCCGAGGACGCCGTGCAGGACACCTGTCTCCGGTGGAGCGCCGCCGACCGCGTACGTACGGTCCTCAACCCCGGCAAGCTCCGCGTCGTCACTGCCCAGCTGGCGGGCTAGGAAGGGCCGTCAACAGGAGCGGAGCACCGTACCGGCGGTGCGCAGCCCGGGCCCGGCCGACCGCAGAACCGGGTGAAGACCGGCGGGCCGGCCGCAGCACCAGGCCGACCGGCCGGCTCGCTAAAGACCCACGATCTGGTTCCAGCGCTTCGCGTACTTGACCCGCTCAGCCGACGTGAGGTCCCGGGCGATGGCGAGGCGCTTGCGCATCTTGTCGTCGGGGAAGATCAGCGGGTCCTCGGCGAGGTCCGCCAGTTCCTTGTCCTTCGACGAGGCCAGCACCTCGCGTGCGGCGGGGACCGGGCACACGTAGTTGACCCAGGCGGCCAGCTTCGCCGCCACCGCCGGCTCGTAGTAATAGTCGATCAGTTTCTCGGCATTGGCTTTGTGGCGCGCGAGGTTGGGGATCATCATGGACTCCGCCCACAGCTCGCCGCCCTCCTCGGGCACCACGAACTCGATGTCCGGGCTGTCGGCCTGGAGCTGGATCACATCGCCGGAGTACGCCTGGCAGGCGAGCACGTCGCCGGTGGACAGGTCCTTGATGTAGTCGTTGCCGGTGAAGCGCCGGATCTGCTTCTGCCGGACGAGCCTCTCGACCTGGTCGCACATGGTGTCGAAGTCATGGGCGGTCCAGCGGGTGATGTCGGCGCCGTTGCCCTGCATCAGCAGGGCGAACGCCTCGTCGAGCCCGGAGAACAGGGTGACCTTGCCGCGCAGGTCGGGCGCCCAGAGGTCGCTCATGCGCTTGATCTCGTGGCCGACCTTGCGCCGGTTGTACGCGATGCCGGTGATCCCGGACTGCCAGGGCACGCTCTGCTTGCGCCCCTTGTCGAAGGCGGGCGAACGGAGCTGCGGGTCGAGGTACTTGGCGACGTTCGGCTGCTTGGCCCGGTCCATCTCCTCGACCCAGCCGAGCCGCACGAACCGGGCGGCCATCCAGTCGCTGATGACGATCAGGTCCCGGCCGGTCTCCTGGTGGTTCATCAGCGCCGGGCTGATCTTCCCGAAGAACTCGTCGTTGTCGTTGATCTCCTCGGTGTACGTGACCTTGACCCCGGACCGCTTCTCGAAGGTGTCCAGCGTGGGCCGCTTCGACGGGTCGTGGTCGTCGGTGTCGATGTAGAGCGGCCAGTTGGCGAAGACCAGGCTCCCGTCCTGCGCGGATCTGTCGCGTCCGGCCCGCTCCCCCGGCTTCACGTACGCCGCGGGGACCCCGCATCCGGTGAGCGCGGCCAGCGCGCCCAGCGCGCCGGAACCACGGAGGAGGGAACGCCGGGACACACCAAGATCTGCCATGCGCCCACCTTCACCTCCGGCAGCGGCGGCGGGCAATGGACGCTGCGTACGGAGCACCGGCCCCGGCCGCGACACCTTGTCGGGGCCCGGTGCCCGTAGATGTCCAGGTCAGACGCACACACGCACGCCGCCCCCGCACGGCGGACCGTACGGGGGCGGCGGAAAGCGGTGGAAATGCGTTGTCAGAACGGAGGAACGGGCGGCTGCGGCAGGGGTGTTCAGCCGTCCAGCGACGTCATCACGTGCTTGATGCGCGTGTAGTCCTCGAAGCCGTAGGCCGAGAGGTCCTTGCCGTAGCCGGACTTCTTG
This window harbors:
- a CDS encoding NADAR family protein, translated to MERIEALARQAGNGERIKFLHFWGHTARRDGSIGPSCLSQWWPSPFVVDGVRYATAEHWMMAAKARLFGDAEAEQAALIATNPALAKKAGRLVRGLDDGIWQRERYRIVVEGSVHKFGADAQLREFLLATGDRVLVEASPMDRVWGIGLAADDERAGQPGSWRGLNLLGFALMDARERLRTAAA
- a CDS encoding DUF4190 domain-containing protein, translating into MSDNAPSPSGDSEPPRDPWAPPGPKVPLDKQTDQPETPGSPVHDQQTVTDMPAAGADPGSGQPGPTQPGPGQPTPGQQSPGPYIPGQQGPGQHSNSGQPTPVPGQVPGQHRSAPAGFAPPGYPPPGSVPPPPVAPNGPGQGAPGPYGYPSYPGAAPGPQGPAAYGYPGYPGYPGYGGQGGWNTMQQGPANGYGVAALVLGILSVVIFCAWGLGIILGTLALIFGILGRKRANRGEANNGGMALAGIILGPIGIVVSITFLSLMIWGISHSHDSTPDYGSDGGTYPSSLIVGADR
- a CDS encoding adenosine deaminase yields the protein MTDLHPFIAGLPKAELHVHHVGSASPRIVAELAARHPDSIVPTDPEALADYFTFTDFGHFIQVYLSVVDLIRTPEDVRLLTFEVARDMARQNIRYAELTITPFSSTRRGIPEQAFMEAIEDARNAAEAELGTVLRWCFDIPGEAGLESAAETTRLALDLRPDGLVSFGLGGPEVGVARPQFKPYFDRARAAGLHSVPHAGETTGPETVWDALHHLGAERIGHGTSSVQDPKLLAHLAEQGIALEVCPTSNIATRAVRTLDEHPLKEMADAGVLVTINSDDPPMFGTDLNNEYLVAARLLGLDERGTAELAKNAVTASFLDAPGKAKLTAEIDSYTAQWLAR
- a CDS encoding glycerophosphodiester phosphodiesterase — protein: MRTVTAVGHRGDPYLFRENTLPSVRSALERGADAVEIDVRLTRDGVPVLLHDATLERLWGHDRPLHRVTADELRGLTDGRVPTLREALTAAVGHRLMIDLPGATPEAVRAVVGVVHECGAGDRTYYCAGPSTMLAVREADRAAEIAMTWTTLTPPRPALLDSVKPRWLNYRFGLLSPELCARVHRDGLLVSAWTPDTGRSMRRLVGFGVDSITTNRVDALRAVLRRTPPGGPGMLRA
- a CDS encoding sigma factor; its protein translation is MTAGAAAEFESHRSRLFSLAYRLLGSASEAEDAVQDTCLRWSAADRVRTVLNPGKLRVVTAQLAG
- a CDS encoding extracellular solute-binding protein, with translation MADLGVSRRSLLRGSGALGALAALTGCGVPAAYVKPGERAGRDRSAQDGSLVFANWPLYIDTDDHDPSKRPTLDTFEKRSGVKVTYTEEINDNDEFFGKISPALMNHQETGRDLIVISDWMAARFVRLGWVEEMDRAKQPNVAKYLDPQLRSPAFDKGRKQSVPWQSGITGIAYNRRKVGHEIKRMSDLWAPDLRGKVTLFSGLDEAFALLMQGNGADITRWTAHDFDTMCDQVERLVRQKQIRRFTGNDYIKDLSTGDVLACQAYSGDVIQLQADSPDIEFVVPEEGGELWAESMMIPNLARHKANAEKLIDYYYEPAVAAKLAAWVNYVCPVPAAREVLASSKDKELADLAEDPLIFPDDKMRKRLAIARDLTSAERVKYAKRWNQIVGL